In Juglans microcarpa x Juglans regia isolate MS1-56 chromosome 1S, Jm3101_v1.0, whole genome shotgun sequence, the genomic stretch atatttttcaatcattaTATGAGGCGTGTGATTTGCAAATAACTCTCTATTTTTCAATCCTATtgctttaaatttattttcttccctCTTGGGCGTGCAAGTTTGCAATGTTTTGCCTTCTAATTTTTAAGCAACAACAAACGGCAGTTCTCCCGACTCAAAGATCAGAGAGTAAATCGAAAACGGTGCGTCGTATTGCATCGGAGCAAATTGAGCTGAAAAGTTGAAAACCCCGGAGGGGTGGGCGCCGAAAACAAACACGCACCAAAATCACCCCGAAAACGTTGCCACGTGTCGAATTGATAGACCTCCCACAAATATCTTCTTGGCATCTTTGGCCCGATCATCGCTTTGCCCTGTCTTTGGATTTGCTatttttgctctgttttggcgttcccttttctcttctcttccatcAAAGAGGTACGTCCGGTTTCTGtttaatagttttattaaattttaattgcaaaattGGCAcgctttggtgaagatattcCTCGGctatatcaaatttttttcttttctcttcctccgCGTTGATGGGTATTTTTCAAGCTTCTGAGTACCAAGTTTGTTCCTTTGAGTTTGGGTTTATTTAGTTTCAAAGTAATGAACTTTAGACTCTTTTTTTGGGTATCTAGTCCCAGTTGTTATAGGAGTTAATTATTTTAAGCTGCCATGCGCTACTtgcaaagaaaatagaagaaaaggaagagaaagaaaggtCCTGCTGACATGTGATGTGTTTAGACGATCAATCttcttttggaaaaaataaagggCAAAAGTGTTGTACTTTGTGGCTTATGCATCGAAGAATGAACATTTATTCTGCGCATGAGAGCTTCAACAATCAACATTAATACCTTATGTGATCACAGCTACTGAAAACCAAACTCAGATGTCACGCTAAACACATCTTAGCATGTGTAGGAATAAATTGGGTAACAATGACAATCATCTCTTGCGTGGACTGCAATCGTGATGATCGAAGTTTAGccaaactcaaatcatttccaTTTCTTAATCTGCTAGTTAGGTAATGGTGTCCTGCATAGACTTGTCTTTGATCGAATTGTGTTGTGTCAGGGATCTTTATATTGACAATGAAGGTTGCGAAGGTAAAAGCGTCAACAAGGAAGGACAAATTGGAAGTATCAAAGCCAGTTGAGGAGAGGTACTAATCCTGTCTGTTAAATTCTGTATCCATCGATGTTTTCTGAATAACTTGGTTATTTTAAGTGCCACCTCTCGTCTGATTTTGTATTGTTAGCTTCAACGTGAAATATTGATTAGCAAGTCTTAGGGACATCCTTGTTTCATTCTTTAGTGAATGCTGATGTCTTCATGTTTTCCATTTTCAGAAAGGTTGGAAAGCGAAAGGCAGCAGTTAAGGCTGATAATAGTCGCTTGAAATGggccaagaaaacaaaattggaCAAGAAAGATCCTAACAAACCGAAGAGGCCTGCTActgccttttttgtttttctgtaaGTTTATCCTTTCTCCAATGGTTGATGTGCAgggttttcctttttatattcGTAAAGACTCACTGAAAGCATACAATGGAATTACTGCAGTGAAGAGTTCAGAAAGACTTACAAGGAAGAGCATCCCAACGAGAAGGCTGTTTCAGTTGTAAGCAGCTACCTAATATTATGTGTCCGTATTAGTTCCATGTGTTGTGAGAGTTTGATAAGCCATTTTATCTGGAATAGAAACTAATCTAGCTACTCAATGCTGTGCTGAAGGTTGGGAAAGCAGGGGGTGGGAAGTGGAAATCCATGTCTGCTGCGGTAAGTACTCTAGTGTTTCCCTTGGAAGGTACATGAACTGCTTAAAATGAATTGAGGACAATAAGTCATGCAATTGCCTCCGAAGCTGGTTAATTTAACTTGAAAGCCTATGGATTCTGTTTGTAAAGGCTGGATAAACCTTTCACTATTGCTTTGACTAGACCTGGCTATGCACCAAGCACATGTTCGATGACTTTGGAACTTCAGTGGTGTGGCCAGGCCAATGCCAGTCTTGTGTAGCCTACAGGTGCCCTTAACTATTTTGTATTGCTTGGGCTGAGGAAAGGACTGGATGATGGAAATGGACATATGCGTCCCTTGATTGATTTGGCAAGTTGGAAATTTAGCAGATATGTGAATTGGTTGATATAACTCAGACTTATAACTAGTTATGGAAAGGGTATTAAGTTTTTTAGTGCTGTAAGTTCTATTCTCCTTACATGGTTTGATTCGTAGCTACAGAAATGTAGATGCTCTTTGCATTtcttaactcattttttattggaatcGATTTTGGCAGGAGAAATCTCCGTATGAAGTGAAAGCAGCGCAAAAGAAGTCAGATTATGAGAAGCTTATGATAGCATACAACAAAAAACAGGTAAAGTTTTGGAACATTTGTTTAGGAGAATCTAAGGCCTCATCCTTTGCTGCTTCTTTTAGTCTCTTGACTCAATTATTAACTCAGGAAAGTGTCGATGATGATGAAGGTGAACAGTCAAAATCTGCACcaaatgatgaagatgatgcgGAAAGTGGGGAGGTAGATACACGCTAAAACTCCATGCATACTAGCTGCATATCCTTCCTTTCAAGTCTTGCTGTAGTGGTTTTCATCTAATAGTAAAAGAAATTTTCTCGTTTTCCTAATTTCTAACCATTGCTTACGTTTTTGGTTGTCCAGTTAGAAATATAAACTGCACTTCAAAGTAATCCATTTAGCAGCATAAGCATTTGAATTTTAAAGTGCTCTTGAGACTGAATTATTCTAGATTTACATAAAcgattcacctctgtctctcTTTAATCAATGTCATCAGTTATTCATCATGAGACAATATCCTGCCACCCTCGTTTTACTTCTCCTCTGTCTCTCTTTGTCCATGTCAAATCACTAACAACTCAAGTTTTCTGAACCTCATTTTTTGTGTTTCTCTGTATTTTTTGTTCGTCATCTTgattaaagaatttattttacCTGCCTCCTACACGCATCCTTGGATTTAAAACAGTTAGGTTTACTGAATGCATGAGAGAACTACCCTTCGGCCTAGGCGGAGAGTTACGAACTTGTGAACTTTATATTGGCCTGCTGTTGATAAAAACTAAAAGGGGCAATTGGTTTGTAAGCAGTACTTGAcctttttgttgttgttatcATACCCTATATACCTTCTGGCAGTCTATTTACCTTCCATTACCCATCAGATtgtttcatttatataaatctctCCTAACACAAGTTGGCTTTTACTTGTGTATAGGAAGAAGATGAGGACGACGAGGACGACGAGGACGATGATGACTGAATCTGGCATGCCTTGTAATTTGATTATGTGAAGTGTCCAGTGCACGAGCTATAGACCTTGTACTGTTGTACATTTGGGCATGTTTTTATAAGGTTGATTCCCTGAGATGGAAAATGCAACCCGTACAGACTGCTTAAGTAATCAACCTCGTCAATTGAAAGCTGACTTGTATCTATACTAATTCCTCATCTGTTTCTTGTATCTGCACTACTTAGATTTGCCGTACAATATCAATCTGACACAGATATTAAAATTCTACAAGAAATCAACCAtacttaaaactaaaatttcatGTTGATATTAGGTCGATATTAGTGTTGCATCATAGATTCAAGTCTAGACTCGCCGGCATATTCTCCGTCCGATGCTTCTGTTCAACACCAGGGGCTCGTATCCATGGACCGTCCGTGGATTCCCAGGCTCCCAGCACAGTCGTCATCCATGTCCACAGATCACGACGTGCTGCCGATCGAGTCGTGAGATAATCAGGTAGTTGAGAAGTGCGTACTTCCAACGACTGGTTTCATGAGAAGCCCATATATAGGACCCATAAATCAGGCTCAACGTACTAAACACATCCGAGATCGGTCAAAATGGGCCAACCCTTTTCAAGAAATCTATTACGTTTTTCAAATTGGTTATGAAACACGATGCCATTACTCCAACCTAAGCTACCTGCAGATTCCCCTGAATAACAATTTGTGATTATCATCTAAGCTAGAAATATGTTTGGCAAGCGTGATGggatacaaaattttcattttatcattataattttttaaattttcacacaaaatataacaaataattcaattttttcaaatcttaattcaactttttacaaatatcaaaataataataataataataaataatattttaaacttttatctaaaataaaaaatttctcctCTCACTGTCCAAACCTAATTTAACGGTGAGGAAGTCTTATCAAATCATTGTCCATCTTGAGCTGATGCTTGTATAAAAAGCAAGAGACTTTTTTAACGCATTATTATACTCAGTTATAGGGAGGGTACAATCCGGCTTTGAAATGTCGGAACATGATCATGCGGACACCTAGAAATTAACCATGATTCACACGTGTTGATGTCGGAACATGTTGCCGGAAAGTCAAAACGTGATGACCACATTGTCGCTTCCGACACCCCAAGGTGGACTACAAGcgccatcatcatcatcatcatcaaccaaAAGCAAAAGCTAAAGCTAAAAGAAAAGCCACCCACAATGGCAACACAAAAtctatcttcttttattttcttgtgtttttatGCCAATCACGATTTAACCTATTACTCAGGCTTTTATCATTGTATCGCATTAATCTCCAACATTAAATAATTCCCGATGTCAGTTCCAACAACATGATCGATGCATGGTTCTGTCAGTAGTGTGAATATCTCATTGCACTTGTTGGCGTCGGAATTTTGTCGGTGATTTTACGCATTCACGTGTGGCAGGGTCAGAATTCTTTTCCGGTGTTGCTAGGGAAAATTAAGTTAGAGATGAATTCGATTGGGGAATGATTGCTGGGGGACATGTCACATGCATGGGGTTGAAAAAAGTCTTGAAATGCTGCTTCAATATTCGAATAATAAAGTATTCATGGGCACTAGAGGACAAGCAACGTCTAGCAACAACGAttttaaagtgtttttttttttttaaaaacaacaattttA encodes the following:
- the LOC121246463 gene encoding high mobility group B protein 3-like isoform X2; its protein translation is MKVAKVKASTRKDKLEVSKPVEERKVGKRKAAVKADNSRLKWAKKTKLDKKDPNKPKRPATAFFVFLEEFRKTYKEEHPNEKAVSVVGKAGGGKWKSMSAAEKSPYEVKAAQKKSDYEKLMIAYNKKQESVDDDEGEQSKSAPNDEDDAESGEEEDEDDEDDEDDDD
- the LOC121246463 gene encoding HMG1/2-like protein isoform X1, giving the protein MKVAKVKASTRKDKLEVSKPVEERKVGKRKAAVKADNSRLKWAKKTKLDKKDPNKPKRPATAFFVFLEEFRKTYKEEHPNEKAVSVVGKAGGGKWKSMSAAEKSPYEVKAAQKKSDYEKLMIAYNKKQVNSQNLHQMMKMMRKVGRKKMRTTRTTRTMMTESGMPCNLIM